One Spinacia oleracea cultivar Varoflay chromosome 4, BTI_SOV_V1, whole genome shotgun sequence DNA segment encodes these proteins:
- the LOC130471469 gene encoding NAC domain-containing protein 17-like — protein MEEVDHENQNNNNDPEGNPLQLKMLTTLNKRKHQPGHRFAPTNEELVVYFLKRKVKGKNLRGNEVATVDVYKHAPWDLPSMAVNNPNAKRDKRVTPWGNWKKTGTDRIIVIGSHRANVGKAATLVFYARRGRTSERTDWVMHEYKLRDERLHQRNIQQDSYVLCKLYKKSGFGPKTADKYGAPFIEEEWDTDTDEDIKEQEDNDNFAILAKSYCMYSGQ, from the exons ATGGAAGAGGTCGATCATGAAaaccaaaacaacaacaacgatCCTGAAGGAAATCCCCTACAACTGAAAATG CTAACTACGTTGAACAAAAGAAAACACCAACCGGGCCACCGATTCGCTCCAACGAACGAGGAATTAGTAGTCTATTTCCTTAAGAGGAAAGTAAAGGGAAAGAATCTTCGTGGTAATGAAGTTGCCACTGTTGACGTGTACAAGCACGCACCATGGGACCTTCCTAGCATGGCAG TAAACAACCCGAATGCCAAAAGGGACAAGCGCGTAACACCATGGGGAAATTGGAAGAAAACGGGGACGGATAGGATAATTGTTATAGGTAGCCATAGAGCTAACGTAGGAAAAGCTGCAACTTTGGTCTTTTACGCAAGGAGGGGAAGAACTTCCGAAAGGACAGATTGGGTGATGCACGAGTACAAGCTACGAGATGAAAGATTGCATCAACGAAATATACAACAAGACTCTTACGTACTCTGCAAGCTTTATAAAAAAAGTGGATTCGGGCCAAAAACTGCAGATAAATACGGTGCACCATTTATAGAGGAAGAATGGGATACGGACACGGACGAGGATATCAAGGAACAGGAAGATAACGACAACTTCGCAATACTGGCGAAGAGCTACTGCATGTATTCAGGGCAGTAA
- the LOC110805429 gene encoding glyceraldehyde-3-phosphate dehydrogenase A, chloroplastic: MASNMLSIANPSLRVYNKGFSEFSGLHTSSLPFGRKGSDDLMAFVSFQTNAVGGKRSSQNGVVEAKLKVAINGFGRIGRNFLRCWHGRKDSPLDVVVINDTGGVKQASHLLKYDSILGTFDADVKTAGDSAISVDGKVIKVVSDRNPVNLPWGDMGIDLVIEGTGVFVDRDGAGKHLQAGAKKVLITAPGKGDIPTYVVGVNEEGYTHADTIISNASCTTNCLAPFVKVLDQKFGIIKGTMTTTHSYTGDQRLLDASHRDLRRARAACLNIVPTSTGAAKAVALVLPNLKGKLNGIALRVPTPNVSVVDLVVQVSKKTFAEEVNAAFRESADNELKGILSVCDEPLVSIDFRCTDVSSTIDSSLTMVMGDDMVKVIAWYDNEWGYSQRVVDLADIVANKWQ; this comes from the exons atggCTTCCAACATGCTCTCTATCGCTAACCCGTCTCTCCGG GTTTACAACAAGggattttctgaattttctggTCTACACACCTCTTCCCTTCCCTTTGGTCGCAAGGGCTCTGATGACTTGATGGCTTTTGTGTCCTTCCAAACTAATGCT GTTGGAGGGAAGAGAAGTAGCCAGAATGGAGTAGTTGAGGCAAAATTGAAGGTAGCAATCAATGGATTCGGAAGAATTGGAAGGAATTTCCTAAGGTGTTGGCATGGTAGGAAGGACTCTCCCCTTGATGTTGTGGTGATCAACGACACTGGAGGTGTGAAACAAGCTTCCCACCTTCTAAAGTACGACTCCATCCTCGGAACATTTGATGCTGATGTTAAGACTGCTGGGGATAGTGCAATCTCTGTTGATGGCAAAGTCATCAAAGTTGTTTCTGACAGAAACCCTGTCAACCTTCCTTGGGG GGACATGGGCATAGACTTGGTTATTGAAGGAACAGGTGTGTTCGTAGACAGAGATGGTGCAGGTAAGCACTTACAAGCAGGGGCTAAGAAAGTGTTGATCACTGCCCCAGGAAAGGGTGACATACCAACCTATGTCGTTGGTGTCAACGAGGAAGGTTACACCCATGCTGACACCATCATCAGTAACGCTTCCTGTACCACTAACTGCTTGGCTCCCTTTGTTAAGGTTCTTGACCAGAAATTTG GCATCATCAAGGGAACCATGACTACAACCCACTCCTACACGGGAGACCAAAGACTCTTGGATGCAAGCCACAGGGATCTTAGACGTGCAAGAGCAGCATGTTTGAACATTGTCCCAACATCAACAGGTGCAGCTAAGGCTGTTGCATTAGTCCTTCCTAACCTAAAGGGAAAGCTTAACGGAATTGCTCTTCGTGTTCCAACACCAAATGTATCTGTGGTAGACCTTGTCGTACAAGTCAGCAAGAAAACCTTCGCTGAAGAAGTTAATGCTGCCTTCAGAGAGTCTGCAGACAATGAACTCAAAGGCATTCTCTCAGTCTGTGATGAGCCTCTTGTGTCCATTGACTTCAGATGCACTGATGTTTCCTCAACTATTGATTCTTCATTGACCATGGTTATGGGAGATGATATGGTCAAAGTTATTGCATGGTATGATAATGAGTGGGGTTACTCTCAAAGAGTTGTTGATCTTGCTGACATTGTTGCTAACAAATGGCAGTAA
- the LOC110805421 gene encoding uncharacterized protein — MDSNDPNPRNSQRPKTTPNTGNHPNQMNPTNPQPNPNFLNMDSNYPNPKNTQRPKTTSNTGNHPNPPPHHQSNQMSPNDPQPNPNFQIPNNFSHYPNHTNPNNFQPNQNLPYPNFPLYPNQRNPNNFQSHTNFPDPNFTHYSNPNNCQPNHNLPNPYLPLHPNPFQPNQNFPSQTIPNNFHPCPNFPHPNQTNPDNVQPNENFNFPPNFHTRMKNPNQTNPNRPNFPDNPNQRNPNRPNFRQNRKQASITNRQQNSSYNTKIVSSGNREDTETSRQESEPSQESSEPTNPEQECTSENSELSTAGTRNKACENSLRNSIPDSGELTKVLLGCVLEDMLREENNISSSSSSSSSSSTDSSQYKRMKSEFNEQIRQLREKRRVSRRQIIRDIEDYMMATPSSEDEDGNEDEDGDDDEDGNEDEDGDDDGSESEDKDKDGSP; from the coding sequence ATGGATTCAAATGATCCAAACCCCAGAAATAGTCAACGTCCTAAAACAACTCCAAATACTGGAAATCATCCAAACCAAATGAACCCAACTAATCCCCAACCCAATCCAAACTTTCTCAATATGGATTCAAATTATCCAAATCCCAAAAATACTCAACGTCCAAAAACAACTTCAAATACTGGAAATCATCCTAATCCTCCTCCTCATCATCAGTCAAACCAAATGAGCCCAAATGATCCCCAACCCAatcctaattttcaaattcccAATAACTTCTCTCACTATCCAAACCATACAAACCCAAATAATTTCCAACCTAATCAAAATCTTCCATATCCAAATTTCCCACTTTATCCAAACCAAAGAAATCCCAATAATTTCCAGTCACATACAAACTTTCCAGATCCTAATTTCACACACTATTCAAACCCAAACAATTGCCAACCTAATCATAATTTACCCAATCCATATCTCCCTCTTCATCCAAATCCATTTCAACCTAATCAAAACTTTCCAAGCCAAACAATTCCGAATAATTTCCATCCTTGTCCAAATTTTCCACATCCAAACCAAACCAATCCAGATAATGTCCAACCCAATGAAAATTTCAATTTCCCCCCTAATTTTCATACGCGTATGAAAAATCCGAACCAAACAAACCCAAATCGTCCCAATTTTCCAGACAATCCGAACCAAAGAAACCCTAATCGTCCAAATTTTCGACAGAATAGAAAGCAGGCTAGTATTACAAATCGACAACAGAATTCAAGCTACAATACAAAAATAGTTTCTTCTGGAAATAGGGAAGATACCGAAACATCCCGTCAAGAATCAGAACCCTCTCAAGAATCGTCTGAACCAACGAATCCTGAACAAGAATGTACTTCTGAAAACAGTGAACTATCTACTGCTGGTACTCGGAATAAAGCGTGTGAGAACAGCTTACGCAATTCAATTCCAGATAGTGGTGAACTAACTAAAGTCCTTCTCGGGTGTGTACTCGAGGATATGCTTCGGGAAGAGAATAATATTAGTTCTAGTTCTAGTTCTAGTTCTAGTTCTAGTACAGATTCATCCCAATATAAAAGAATGAAATCCGAATTTAATGAGCAGATTCGCCAACTAAGAGAAAAACGCCGGGTTTCACGTCGACAAATAATACGAGATATTGAGGATTATATGATGGCAACGCCTAGCTCTGAGGACGAGGATGGGAACGAAGATGAAGACGGAGACGATGATGAAGACGGGAACGAAGATGAAGACGGAGACGATGATGGGAGCGAAAGCGAGGACAAGGACAAAGATGGTTCTCCGTAG
- the LOC110805420 gene encoding uncharacterized protein, which translates to MKRIDKNEADAREEQRRRPKQVKEKDREEEREEGFGGETKGQKAKESWAKGGDENSAIFYKSIRARVLQNSVYAIHDMEGNWVCDEQSVVNAFLQYYQKLLGSKTTHRSCIMPEVVAAGPVLTLVQGQQLITQVTGDEVKVAMFSINGDKAPGPDGFGSLFIKENWHIVSGDVTKAVLDFFKTGKLLKEINSTTITLIPKTKCPSNVTEFRPISCCNVIYKCITKILCERMKVVLPELIAENQGAFVHGRFIMHNIMICQEVVRQYGRKNASPSCLIKLDMQKAYDTIEWGFLEEMLLALGFPAQFIKWILGDSQSILMMLQSFKIFSDTSGLKANVQKSAIYAAGVK; encoded by the exons ATGAAGAGGATTGACAAGAACGAAGCAGATGCAAGAGAAGAACAAAGAAGAAGACCTAAGCAGGTGAAAGAGAAGGACAGAGAAGAAGAACGTGAAGAAGGGTTTGGGGGTGAAACAAAAGG ACAAAAAGCCAAAGAGTCATGGGCTAAGGGTGGTGATGAGAATAGTGCCATTTTTTACAAGAGTATCCGAGCTAGAGTTCTGCAGAATTCAGTGTATGCCATACATGACATGGAGGGGAATTGGGTTTGTGATGAACAATCAGTGGTTAATGCTTTCTTGCAATACTATCAGAAGCTCCTGGGTTCAAAAACTACTCATAGGAGTTGCATTATGCCAGAAGTAGTTGCAGCTGGACCTGTTTTAACTCTTGTGCAAGGTCAGCAATTGATTACCCAAGTTACTGGGGATGAGGTGAAGGTTGCCATGTTCTCCATTAATGGTGACAAAGCACCTGGACCTGATGGTTTTGGGAGCCTTTTTATTAAGGAGAATTGGCACATTGTGAGTGGGGATGTTACTAAAGCTGTTCTGGACTTTTTTAAGACTGGGAAGTTGCTGAAGGAGATTAACTCCACCACCATTACTTTGATCCCAAAAACTAAGTGTCCTTCCAATGTCACTGAGTTTAGACCGATTTCATGCTGTAATGTAATTTATAAGTGCATAACGAAGATTCTGTGTGAAAGAATGAAGGTGGTGTTACCTGAGTTGATTGCTGAGAATCAGGGGGCTTTTGTTCATGGTAGATTCATCATGCACAATATCATGATCTGCCAAGAGGTTGTGAGACAGTATGGGAGGAAGAATGCTTCACCTAGCTGTTTAATCAAGTTAGATATGCAGAAAGCATATGACACAATTGAGTGGGGTTTTCTGGAGGAGATGCTTCTTGCTTTGGGGTTTCCTGCTCAATTTATTAAATGGATTCTG GGTGATTCCCAATCTATTCTCATGATGCTtcagagttttaaaattttctctGATACTTCTGGTCTGAAAGCTAATGTTCAAAAGTCAGCTATTTATGCTGCTGGCGTGAAATAA